The genomic DNA GAAAATACTTACACCAATGGTCTTTCCATTAAGGTTTGAGCTTCCAACAAAGTGCCCAGGGAAAGGCAAATATTACCCTACCCCAATAGAGACAAAGCCTCTCACAAAGACTAAATTCAAAGCTAAAACATGGATCTAGAACCAACAAATAAACAACCCTGAAATAATGGCATACCTCTCAGAACCAATATGTATGGTGCCCGCATGCTGAGGACCTGGATCAGGATGACTTAACTTGCAACAAGAAAATTGGGGCAATTTATCAACAGCTAAGTTTATCTTTGTAGTTCCCTGTTCCAGTAAAAGTCGTTCACACATAACAAAGGTAAGATTAGCTGTAAGAAAGAAGTCCTAAAACATTTTGCAATTGTAGTTTCACCAATGGATATCCCATAACTGTAACTAAACTAGAACTCTATAGTATTACAATCAACTCTACCTCAAGAAGTTCGTACAGAAAGAAATTTAtgtggaaaaagagaaaaaattggaAGCTACATTTGAGTAAAAAACATGTAAGAACAACCTATTTAACTAAATGGCTTCAGTTTCTTAACAGAAAAATTCATAAATCTGGCAGAAATGACAAACAGACCATGCTTCTTGTCTTACTGTATCCACATTTctagatataataaaacttgCAGCAATTATTTCCTTTGGCAGAATATTTATAATCCAAATACTACCTTTCATGGTAATCCCAACTACCACTGAGTGGTATAccacaaaatatatttatcaacaCACATTAAGCTTTCAAATGATCAGATACCACCTAAATACTCTGAATTGTAACAGATCATGCAACACAAAAGGGTCACCATATTGATAAAATTGTGTAATAAAAAAGTAAGAAGTTACTAAGGTAGCTTACAGAGCTGTAGTCAGAGTGCTTAACAGAAAGGATGAAATCATCTGGAAGGACATTTTTTGGCACCAACTCCTGTACTAGGAAAGCATAGCCTATGATCACCATTAAAATCCGTTTACAGCAACAACATTACCAAGCTTAACGCACGCAATAAAACAATAATGGTAAAGTTTTACCATGAAAGTTTTGTAAGGCGTCGCATTTGATAAAACAATTGAAGAATGCACCTGTGTACCATCAGTCAACAGTACCTAAGCATAAATGGccagtaatatttaattagttctACCCAAACTTCAAAGCTCACTTCATTGAGGGAATTTAGGAGGTGAAACAAACCCCATTTACTCTGCCAGAATCATTGATCATCAACTGTGAAACCTGAAAAAAGAAACATAGCAACTAGCGAGGGTCAAGCAActgtaaaatataaatgagcctataaaaaaattatgagatagAACTCATAAATTGCAAAGAACCAAAACCATGAATTAAAAATTGTGCATACAATATATTCTGTTAACTTGTCCAGGCAATATTAACCATAAACCAGAAACTTCCTCTACATAAATTTTCACAAAGCCAAGCTAAATTACCTAGAAATGTAATCATGTAAGACCAGGTCTGTCCTTCTCTTGCCCACACCGGTTTACAACTCTCATGATTACTACCCTCAATGGCAATAGCATCCCTGTTATGGCCTTTTGAcacatttttcaatttcaataggTTTTGGAATTTAAGATTTCATGCATATCATTGGTGTATATGgcagaaaatgattttttaaatttatattttctataacTAGATAGAAAAACACTGAAACCATTGGTAATGAAGCAGGTGTTACATGTTAAGAAGGCTAAAGTAATGATTCCAGACAAACAAACCTCTGCAGTAGTCAAAATACAAGCCCCAGCTTCCCTAGCAGCATTGCCAATGGCCATGGATACTGCACCCATCCCACCTTCAACATACCTACAAAAGTGTTAGTTATCAGGTACTAGTTGTGTAAGACAAAGCTTATAAAAAGATGGATCTGATAACATCATGGAGCACTGaaacataaatcaaaattactaaCAATGAACGACTCTGGAGATAGTAACAGAAGTACAAAAGTAACACAGTGAGAAATGGACAAATGATATGAGTTTGAAAACACATATGCAAGTGTACCCTATAACATacttctataaattttaatttctccaaaaaaaaaaatgtaccCTATAACATGGCTccagaaaaaaaccctaaatgtCGTATTACAACGTCAtctataaattcaataaatgaaGACATGCTAGAAAAAGGCAAGCATGCAGGACACTACCAGGTGGGATTTAGTTAGActcattatcaaattttgttacAATATTAGCTTCCTAAAGATCCCAGGGATACAAAATAATAGATTTCTACGGGTACAAGAAACACCCAAAGATTCAGCAGAATGGTGAAGTAATGGTAGGCAATTTACAGCTTGATATTCCTCTGACACACAATATATACATCAAGCCAGTAACAGAAATACCTACGACCAAATTCCACGGTCACCATCACTTTCTCCCATCACATGATGCAGGAGGACATATCCACTCCCAGGTGTATGGACACTACCCTACAATAGAcaattaaaaaggtaaaatgattagccccagaaaaaataaaaattaaatgtggAAACATATAACTGAATGAATCACAATGAAATAAATCCAATCACATCCTTGTAATTCAGAAAAAACTATGTTGCATAAGGGCACTTTCTCAAGCACTAAATTATATAGATCAATccaatttgaaacaaaaatccATCTCCACACTAGTTAGGAAGGATGCTTACTGTGGTCCCTATCACAGCATCAGTGGCAAGAGTTGCTTTCAAAACATCTCCCTGTGTATATCAAAGACCATGAAGGAAGATCAATAAGCACAAAAGAAATAAGATCTTGTAAAAAAGGATGTCTTTAAGTACTACTATAACTAGTTAAAATTGGcattggaaaaggaaaatctaattttaaccaaaaaaaatgaaTTCCTTATGGCTATCTAACAAAAGATAATATGATGGACAACACTTCTTAGAAAACTTTggcctaaaaaagtttatatcCTATTATGTCTCAAAAAAGTATATATCCTACATGGTTGGAAAAATGCTTTGAGGAGCTCATAACAAATATTGCACAATATTCATTATGCAAAATTACATAGTCAAAATGTTACTACTATACAGAAATGCGATAATAGCATACTAAGGGAATTGTTTCTTTGAAGGAACATTAAAATCTATTTACATGCTTGAGAGACTAAAATACAGTTAGTCAGTCTAGATCACTATAAGAAAGATACTCAAATAACAACATTGAGCTTAAATCAGAAGGAAAAATATATGAGACACTACTCTTAATTATCATTCAAGGAATCAAAGAATAACATAGAAGAAATTAAGATTAAGTGACAACCTCAAACCAGTTGTTCAAAACCTTTGAAGCCGGCGACAGTAAAAGGTCCATGAAGTCcctatcaaaataaataaatgcacaCTATTAAATCAGAGACAATAATTCATGATTATTGGGTTTATTACTCATCAACGTCCATTAGGTGTTAACATAACACTAAAATCACCAAAGGTTGCAGAAAAGAACTTACAGCATGTCTTTTTGCCCCAAAGAGAGGGCTTGCCTAAGACAACTAGCCCAAAAGGCTAAGTTGcgtattttattcttgaaacgATCATTGAAAGATGAAACACCTTGTAACAATTCAGGAGTGGGTGAATCCAAAAGTGGGTCCATAAATTTGCAGAACCTCTCTAGCTGATTCTCATACCtgtaaattatgattaaaagcACGTTATGTAAACATGAAAACAAATAGACTAACGTATAACATCACCCAACTATCATGAATAACTTGTAGTTGAATTCCTACGTAGTTAAAACAATACGTTCTTGTAATCAGAGGCATTTCACTGAACCAAAACGAACAGAAGttgaaatagagaaaaataaaaacagcaCCTGGGGTAAGCATCGGCGTCCCGTTTTGAGAACTTGGAAATCTCAGCATGATTAAGTTGTTTGTTAGGTCCTAACAGAAGATAACTTCCATCCAAACACGGCGTAAACGATGATGGACTTCTCTTCAACAACTTCAGTCCATGCCTCGCTAATTCTAGCTccctataaataattaaataaatttcaaaaaaaaaaagtgcctAATAGTTGAGTAAACACCACACGGCAAATGCATTTGCAAGCTCACCTGATGACGGAGGGCCGAAGGAGGCTTTGGAGGTAGCTGCAGCGAGAGAATTTAAAACCTGGTATGAGTTCTTCAGTAACGGCTGCTCCGCCGATGATGTGGCGACGTTCTAGGACGGCGACTGAAAGGCCTCCTCGAGCCAAATAAGCAGCCGCCGTCAAGCCGTTGTGGCCGCCCCCGACCACCAGCGCGTCCCATTTCCTGTCCTTCAACTCGCGCGCAACGCTTGCGCTGCTGAAACTCCTCCGCCACATTTCCCTTGCAGCGTCTGAAGCGCGGAAGTTGTGTTTGTTGTTTAATGGCTTGCGGTTGCAGAGGAAATGATGATGGATTAAAGTACCCTCAGGTGATTCATTTTTGGTGCTTTACACGCAATCATAAGAATCTTATGGATTATGGACTGTGTTACTGCTGCTGGTGGCTGGGCCTCACTGAGAATCACGACATTGGATACCAAAGtattgaggttttttttttttttttcttaattttattttttatttttaattatttaatgacacaataatacatatttatttatatataatattattttttaaaaatatataaaatatttaatttaattaataatctataaattttttaaaatacatatgtCCACAACATTGGGTACTCGTAACTTCTATAAAATATAACCACCTCTGATACAATACCTCCAAGCAAATAAGAACAAGTGATAAGCGAGCCCAACTGATTTAAGTTTAATTGTCAGATCAattaaaacaaactcaaaacgAACATGATTTAGGTAAGTTTGATCTCAAGCTATAGTTTAagagtttcattttttattgagCTTGAGACGTGAAGATGCTTCGCTCGTTATGCgtataagtttaaaaaagtttaatttgaatcaattaaaataatattgttttgattaatacgTATtacaataacatttttttattgattttaactcaattataatatcaaatcgaACTTGAACTAACCGAAACTTTGAGTTCGGTTCAGCTCAACTGGTAATTAAGT from Mangifera indica cultivar Alphonso chromosome 16, CATAS_Mindica_2.1, whole genome shotgun sequence includes the following:
- the LOC123199325 gene encoding pyridine nucleotide-disulfide oxidoreductase domain-containing protein 2, with the translated sequence MWRRSFSSASVARELKDRKWDALVVGGGHNGLTAAAYLARGGLSVAVLERRHIIGGAAVTEELIPGFKFSRCSYLQSLLRPSVIRELELARHGLKLLKRSPSSFTPCLDGSYLLLGPNKQLNHAEISKFSKRDADAYPRYENQLERFCKFMDPLLDSPTPELLQGVSSFNDRFKNKIRNLAFWASCLRQALSLGQKDMLDFMDLLLSPASKVLNNWFEGDVLKATLATDAVIGTTGSVHTPGSGYVLLHHVMGESDGDRGIWSYVEGGMGAVSMAIGNAAREAGACILTTAEVSQLMINDSGRVNGVLLTDGTQVHSSIVLSNATPYKTFMELVPKNVLPDDFILSVKHSDYSSGTTKINLAVDKLPQFSCCKLSHPDPGPQHAGTIHIGSESMEEIHSACQEAVNGLPSRRPIIEMTIPSVLDKTISPPGKHVINLFIQYTPYKPSDGSWTVSAYRESFANRCFALIDEYAPGFSSSIIGYDMLTPPDLEREIGLTGGNIFHGAMGLDSLFLMRPVKRWSNYKTPLQGLYLCGSGTHPGGGVMGAPGRNAAKMVLQDFRK